One part of the Paenibacillus silvisoli genome encodes these proteins:
- a CDS encoding glycoside hydrolase family 52 protein codes for MQMMADALTVLGSRIGIGWDPGRRRATLIRHGHHPGLPLQLSVGVNYEDGRTVVLPLCADGESFPFIDQEMTACSMSLSGIDPSTGIHVKLIVRIPFRPRDAVFSTTPVVLLDVELKRLEADFRWQGQAQGDVKGTLFLGITAVPAEGFAPEPNGNRIDIQYASPVARPKESSGPRELACRDRLVLEGAAWNSNTGRAESPFTLGKGERGTRLSVAWCVYDAPVTHVLGSLCPFKYTERFGSLEEVADWAEHHADEIRLNAERVDGILSRHTLGTAVTHLMAQTLHSWLLNTWWTVRPDGQDWFTVWEGICQLNSTLDVEYTQAPFYLAVWPELLEIQLRQWPFFAKYGTITLGDRGTGTLFMSHDVGRLTDCDHADYPHEMEVEETANYVLLAYTHWRRTGKDAVIREQEALIRKLLGFIVMADSTGNGIPDRGCANTLDDASPAVQYASEQVYLGVKAMAACKAGIEILKHIEAAGAGRRESSMIFSQTAALEAFVEQACRTLEERGWLEDHYVVTLTRTMDGLTDPWTGEKKSGELAGWNAYHIYTQNGLALLDMTGFEAGLSPDRLAQDLRSAMQHTAGRYGCRHTSAVNSADSESKTVAGLMSSSKRVGWISMNMLRDIAAAYRGIDFLHEAQRYWDWQQTVNSQGMYLFHETFYGNHLHFYPRGIAIFGYFDAAAGFVYDAVSGTRTFSPVRSSLAVPILLEANWSEGTCLIYEAARKEEGVR; via the coding sequence ATGCAAATGATGGCAGATGCGCTTACGGTATTGGGGTCGCGAATCGGGATCGGCTGGGATCCGGGAAGGCGCAGAGCTACGCTTATCCGGCACGGGCACCATCCGGGGCTCCCGCTGCAGCTTAGCGTAGGCGTAAACTACGAGGATGGCAGGACGGTTGTGCTGCCGCTCTGCGCGGACGGCGAGTCGTTCCCGTTCATCGATCAAGAAATGACGGCGTGCTCGATGTCGTTAAGCGGTATCGATCCGTCGACGGGGATACATGTGAAGCTAATTGTGCGCATCCCATTCAGGCCTCGTGACGCCGTGTTCAGTACGACGCCTGTCGTTTTGCTTGATGTGGAGCTGAAGCGGCTGGAGGCGGATTTTCGCTGGCAGGGGCAGGCGCAAGGCGATGTGAAGGGGACGCTGTTTCTGGGCATCACCGCCGTCCCAGCTGAAGGTTTCGCGCCTGAGCCGAACGGGAATCGGATCGATATCCAATATGCATCTCCAGTCGCGCGGCCAAAAGAATCCAGCGGTCCGAGAGAGCTGGCCTGTCGAGATAGGCTTGTCCTGGAGGGCGCAGCCTGGAACTCGAATACAGGCAGAGCGGAGAGTCCATTCACGCTCGGCAAAGGAGAGCGTGGAACGCGCCTGTCGGTCGCATGGTGCGTCTACGATGCGCCGGTCACGCATGTGTTGGGCAGCCTATGCCCATTCAAATATACAGAGCGGTTCGGAAGCTTGGAAGAAGTCGCGGACTGGGCGGAGCACCATGCGGATGAGATCCGGCTGAACGCGGAGCGGGTGGACGGGATTTTGTCCCGGCATACGCTGGGCACGGCCGTTACGCATCTCATGGCGCAGACGCTTCATTCCTGGCTGCTGAACACGTGGTGGACGGTGCGGCCTGACGGGCAGGATTGGTTCACGGTGTGGGAAGGCATCTGTCAGTTAAACTCAACGCTGGACGTCGAATATACGCAGGCGCCGTTTTATTTGGCCGTTTGGCCGGAGCTGCTGGAGATTCAACTGCGGCAGTGGCCGTTCTTTGCCAAGTATGGCACGATCACGCTTGGCGACCGGGGAACCGGCACGCTCTTCATGTCCCACGATGTCGGCAGGCTGACGGACTGCGATCACGCGGATTATCCGCACGAGATGGAGGTCGAGGAGACCGCGAACTACGTGCTGCTTGCCTACACGCACTGGCGAAGAACGGGGAAGGACGCCGTCATTCGGGAGCAGGAGGCGCTTATTCGCAAGCTGCTCGGGTTTATCGTAATGGCCGATTCCACGGGCAACGGCATTCCGGATCGCGGCTGCGCGAACACGCTGGATGATGCTTCGCCCGCGGTGCAGTATGCGTCCGAGCAGGTTTATCTAGGCGTGAAGGCTATGGCGGCCTGCAAGGCGGGGATCGAGATTTTGAAGCATATCGAGGCAGCCGGTGCCGGAAGGCGAGAAAGCAGCATGATCTTTTCCCAGACAGCAGCTTTGGAAGCGTTCGTCGAACAGGCCTGCCGTACGCTGGAGGAGCGGGGCTGGCTGGAGGATCACTATGTAGTCACGCTAACGCGAACGATGGACGGCTTGACCGATCCGTGGACCGGGGAGAAGAAGAGCGGTGAGTTGGCAGGCTGGAACGCCTATCACATCTACACGCAGAACGGTCTGGCGCTGCTCGACATGACCGGCTTCGAAGCGGGCTTGTCGCCTGATCGGCTGGCGCAGGATTTGCGCAGCGCGATGCAGCATACGGCAGGCCGCTATGGCTGCCGTCATACGAGCGCGGTAAACAGCGCCGACTCGGAAAGCAAGACCGTAGCCGGCTTGATGTCGAGCTCCAAGCGGGTGGGTTGGATCTCCATGAACATGCTCCGGGATATCGCGGCCGCTTACCGGGGCATCGATTTTCTGCACGAGGCGCAGCGGTATTGGGATTGGCAGCAGACGGTCAATTCGCAGGGCATGTATTTGTTCCACGAAACCTTCTATGGCAACCATCTGCACTTCTACCCTCGGGGAATCGCGATATTCGGGTATTTCGACGCGGCGGCGGGCTTTGTCTATGATGCGGTGAGCGGAACGAGAACCTTCTCTCCGGTGAGGAGTTCGCTTGCCGTGCCGATTCTGCTGGAGGCGAACTGGTCGGAAGGCACATGCTTGATCTACGAAGCGGCGCGGAAGGAGGAGGGCGTAAGATGA
- a CDS encoding glycosyl hydrolase family 95 catalytic domain-containing protein, translated as MTDRRKIEWDLNTGYCHHGIPLSNGVLGALIWFQPDRILLTINRADYWDRRGATQLTEACNYETIKGLLLEGKFEEIRDFFKPYEVGGYPVTPARLPMGRFEFVLNQGVSISSAWLDLVQGEAVIELSNKQKEKSTVRFAIAMERDAVAVQDEPASGLFAEVIAKPADSFPRVQEYYYTRGFEPSTAIDEEETQGWVQPLPADPAAAVACSRTQNGFAITAVYGPTADEAVASALQELADCRQAAYCQLTEQAKTRWNELWERSPKVGLPGTDLEQLYDMGIYRMLGNCMPGKLGPTLQGPWGEEHRMIPWGGDYHFNINVQLMLMPAYAANHTDSVTNLFRMLDEWKPLLAERAAKFVGIDDGYMLSHATDDRGQSIGGMWTGVIDHANTSWVAQMMWQYYRYTLDEEFLLQEAYPFMKRALNVFIQMLEPDGERYKLPVSVSPEYGGDGANALGANSTFFLVNFHFLCEKIIRVYEQFGVDPEYAAATRKWKQLVPEYTTGAWGGLEYEPRNPVCNEELYLWEGQPLAVSHRHHSHLAGIFPFDMMDLETENEREIVRNSYRTWVDKGMGRWAGWSFPWASILNTRLGKKEMALHCLQLLRSSFTMRGYATRHNSLYEGLTYFHSGDIMQLDAGIAASAAVLEMLVHSRRETLHVFPGLPDSVADAVFYGVRAEGAFLVSGRKSDGQIDYIRIQSEKGARLRLANPFPNEAAILEAEDGTCSEHYGPLIELPTTIGQTITLLPGRPKEAGAVI; from the coding sequence ATGACGGATCGACGCAAAATCGAGTGGGATCTCAACACCGGCTACTGTCACCACGGCATCCCGTTGTCGAACGGCGTGCTGGGGGCGCTGATCTGGTTTCAGCCGGATCGCATCCTGCTGACGATCAACCGAGCGGATTATTGGGATCGCCGCGGCGCGACGCAGCTGACGGAGGCTTGCAACTATGAAACGATCAAGGGTCTCCTGCTGGAAGGCAAGTTCGAGGAGATTCGCGACTTCTTCAAGCCGTACGAGGTAGGCGGCTATCCCGTCACCCCGGCCCGCTTGCCGATGGGCAGGTTCGAGTTCGTACTGAACCAGGGAGTCAGCATCAGCAGTGCATGGCTGGACCTCGTGCAAGGGGAAGCCGTCATCGAGCTGTCCAATAAGCAAAAGGAGAAATCGACGGTTCGCTTTGCCATCGCGATGGAGCGGGACGCAGTGGCCGTACAAGACGAGCCCGCCTCCGGACTATTCGCCGAGGTCATTGCAAAGCCTGCGGACAGCTTCCCTCGCGTGCAGGAATACTACTATACGCGTGGCTTCGAACCGTCTACGGCCATCGACGAAGAGGAGACGCAAGGCTGGGTGCAGCCGCTCCCGGCCGATCCGGCCGCCGCAGTCGCGTGCAGCCGCACGCAGAACGGCTTCGCGATTACGGCCGTCTACGGCCCAACTGCTGACGAAGCGGTCGCATCCGCACTTCAAGAGCTGGCGGATTGCCGACAGGCTGCGTACTGCCAGCTCACCGAGCAGGCCAAAACCCGCTGGAACGAGCTGTGGGAACGTTCGCCGAAAGTGGGACTGCCCGGCACGGATTTGGAGCAGCTCTACGATATGGGCATCTACCGGATGCTCGGCAACTGCATGCCCGGCAAGCTTGGCCCGACGCTGCAAGGACCTTGGGGCGAAGAGCATCGGATGATCCCGTGGGGCGGCGACTACCATTTCAACATCAACGTCCAGCTGATGCTGATGCCGGCTTATGCGGCGAACCATACCGACAGCGTAACCAATCTGTTCCGCATGCTGGACGAATGGAAGCCGCTGCTCGCGGAGCGTGCCGCCAAGTTCGTCGGCATCGACGACGGCTACATGCTGTCCCACGCGACCGACGACCGCGGGCAGTCCATCGGAGGCATGTGGACAGGCGTCATCGACCACGCCAATACGTCTTGGGTCGCGCAAATGATGTGGCAATATTACCGCTACACGCTGGACGAGGAGTTCCTCCTGCAGGAGGCGTACCCTTTCATGAAGCGCGCGTTGAATGTGTTCATTCAGATGCTGGAGCCTGACGGCGAGCGTTATAAGCTGCCGGTCTCCGTGTCGCCCGAATACGGCGGGGACGGAGCCAACGCGCTGGGCGCGAACTCGACGTTCTTCCTCGTCAATTTCCACTTCCTCTGCGAGAAAATCATCCGCGTCTACGAACAGTTCGGCGTAGACCCGGAGTACGCGGCGGCAACGCGCAAGTGGAAGCAGCTTGTACCGGAATATACGACAGGAGCATGGGGCGGGCTGGAGTACGAGCCGCGCAATCCCGTCTGCAACGAGGAGCTCTACCTGTGGGAGGGCCAGCCCCTCGCGGTCAGCCATCGCCACCACTCCCATCTGGCCGGGATCTTCCCGTTCGATATGATGGATCTGGAAACGGAGAACGAGCGCGAAATCGTCCGCAACAGCTACCGGACCTGGGTAGACAAAGGCATGGGGCGCTGGGCGGGATGGTCCTTCCCGTGGGCCTCGATTCTGAACACGCGGCTCGGCAAGAAGGAAATGGCGCTTCACTGTTTGCAGCTGCTGCGCTCATCCTTCACGATGCGCGGATACGCGACGCGGCATAACAGCTTGTACGAAGGCTTGACCTACTTCCACAGCGGCGACATTATGCAGCTCGACGCGGGCATCGCCGCCTCCGCCGCGGTACTGGAAATGCTCGTGCATAGCAGACGGGAAACGCTCCACGTGTTTCCGGGTCTGCCCGACTCCGTCGCAGATGCCGTTTTCTATGGCGTCCGCGCCGAAGGCGCCTTCCTCGTCTCCGGCCGGAAGTCGGACGGGCAAATCGACTACATCCGCATTCAGAGCGAGAAAGGCGCCCGGCTCCGACTGGCCAACCCGTTCCCGAACGAAGCCGCGATCCTCGAAGCCGAGGACGGCACGTGCAGCGAACACTACGGACCGCTGATCGAGCTGCCGACGACCATTGGCCAAACGATAACGCTGCTGCCGGGCAGACCGAAAGAGGCCGGCGCCGTTATCTAA
- a CDS encoding AraC family transcriptional regulator codes for MSALRIFRSRKYLQRILIYICLAMVLLVGVSSYTVYYNAENTVLNMQYEANQKVLSQMNYNISYMNEMIKTMATSVFFDTDMVPMMYGVEGADYFDMNRGFSKINTAVGTSSFLDSIVVYNGMSDKFYSTANMPVLSDRMYAGLRQVLEGDKPVPKMKLIPMSLQGNGVEFFSFIVYESLGDYKQGDSALILNIKSKWLFDNVKLINKLEIPDHSGIYLMDAAGTILNPEPSADLQAEELKPLLAGHIKASNQEAAYFTASSGGDKYVVTYMQTDVNGWKIVTVKPFNSILGFVTEFRTVTLISIASFLVLTVILAFFVSHRLYKPIERLMKQIKGKPGDGDEEVGTVSESDELAYLSHAYDRVYDKMSAVMQDKHARKEIVKQYYMKQILTGSEGMSEAEFAEIVQQHQLHVAVESGYRLCVIGIDRLKQFEESRSAFEKKTLRFAIMNIAEETIGSAFRIQLYDSKSDHFAVLISGEPKREGGREALIARLHELQQVIAKYYHLSLSAAVSDEFNGYSAISKHYNQTLHELKYRIIFGEKAVITPEMVAGNEDHPERHIAPEAERQFGEAIKSGNGKLMLEQLNRITDQAVQLHYDQLIHAMLRLTVILNQTFKEIASNRIRPLDMDLTGFTERVLEKETLEEMAETFRQTLTELASGMADNKDDQKTAVIVQAIKDMIDQNYVDMDLSLQKVASALKLSTSYVGKLFNSSESMSVAEYITAARLRQALKLLEEKDYTIQEVMSRSGFSSESNFYKLFKKRFGTTPKEYRVKRMLG; via the coding sequence ATGTCCGCGCTTCGCATTTTCCGTTCGCGCAAATATTTGCAGCGGATCTTGATCTACATATGCCTGGCCATGGTTTTGCTCGTCGGCGTCTCCTCGTATACGGTCTACTACAATGCGGAGAACACCGTGTTAAATATGCAGTACGAGGCGAACCAGAAGGTACTCAGCCAGATGAATTACAACATCTCCTATATGAACGAAATGATCAAGACGATGGCCACCTCCGTCTTCTTCGACACGGACATGGTGCCGATGATGTACGGCGTCGAAGGGGCCGACTATTTCGACATGAACCGGGGCTTCTCCAAAATCAACACCGCCGTCGGCACCAGCTCCTTCCTGGATTCCATCGTCGTGTACAACGGCATGAGCGATAAGTTCTACTCCACGGCGAACATGCCCGTGCTGAGCGATCGGATGTATGCCGGCCTGCGGCAGGTGCTGGAGGGGGATAAGCCGGTTCCGAAAATGAAGCTGATCCCGATGAGCCTGCAAGGAAACGGCGTGGAGTTTTTCTCCTTCATCGTCTATGAATCGTTGGGCGATTACAAGCAAGGGGACAGCGCGCTCATCTTGAACATTAAGTCCAAGTGGCTGTTCGATAACGTCAAGCTGATCAACAAGCTGGAGATCCCGGATCACAGCGGCATTTATTTGATGGACGCGGCCGGTACGATCCTGAACCCTGAGCCTTCCGCGGATCTCCAGGCCGAGGAGCTGAAGCCGCTGCTGGCCGGCCATATCAAAGCTTCGAACCAAGAGGCGGCTTACTTCACGGCCAGCTCGGGCGGCGATAAATATGTGGTGACCTATATGCAAACGGACGTCAACGGCTGGAAAATCGTCACGGTAAAGCCCTTCAACAGCATTCTCGGCTTCGTTACCGAATTCCGGACCGTCACGCTGATTTCGATCGCCAGCTTCCTGGTGCTGACGGTCATCCTGGCCTTCTTCGTGTCCCACCGGTTGTATAAGCCGATCGAACGGCTGATGAAGCAGATTAAGGGCAAGCCGGGCGATGGAGACGAAGAAGTAGGCACGGTGTCGGAATCCGACGAGTTAGCTTACTTATCCCATGCGTACGACCGCGTCTACGACAAGATGAGCGCCGTCATGCAGGATAAGCATGCGCGGAAGGAAATCGTGAAGCAATATTATATGAAGCAAATTCTTACGGGCAGCGAGGGCATGAGCGAGGCGGAATTCGCCGAAATCGTGCAGCAGCACCAGCTCCATGTAGCGGTCGAGTCCGGCTACAGGCTGTGCGTCATCGGCATCGATCGCCTGAAGCAGTTCGAGGAAAGCCGAAGCGCGTTCGAGAAGAAAACGCTGCGGTTCGCCATCATGAATATTGCCGAGGAAACGATCGGAAGCGCGTTCCGCATCCAACTGTACGATTCCAAGAGCGATCATTTCGCGGTGCTGATCAGCGGGGAACCGAAGCGCGAAGGCGGCAGGGAAGCGTTAATCGCGCGGCTTCATGAGCTGCAGCAAGTCATTGCCAAGTACTATCACCTTTCCTTGTCGGCTGCCGTCAGCGACGAGTTTAACGGCTATTCCGCCATATCGAAGCATTACAACCAAACGCTGCATGAATTGAAATATAGAATCATCTTCGGCGAGAAAGCCGTCATTACGCCGGAAATGGTCGCAGGCAACGAGGATCATCCGGAACGGCATATCGCGCCGGAAGCGGAGCGCCAGTTCGGCGAGGCGATTAAGTCGGGCAATGGCAAGCTTATGCTGGAGCAATTGAATCGTATCACCGACCAGGCGGTCCAGCTGCATTACGATCAGCTGATTCACGCGATGCTGCGGCTGACCGTTATTTTGAATCAAACCTTCAAGGAAATTGCGTCGAACCGCATTCGCCCGCTGGATATGGATTTGACGGGCTTTACGGAGCGCGTGCTGGAGAAGGAAACGCTGGAGGAAATGGCGGAGACGTTCCGCCAGACGCTCACCGAGCTGGCCTCCGGCATGGCGGACAACAAGGACGATCAGAAGACCGCGGTCATCGTACAAGCCATCAAGGATATGATTGATCAGAACTATGTCGATATGGATTTGAGCCTGCAGAAGGTCGCGTCCGCGCTGAAGCTGTCGACCTCTTACGTCGGCAAGCTGTTCAACAGCTCGGAATCGATGTCCGTGGCGGAATACATCACCGCGGCAAGACTCAGACAGGCGCTCAAGCTGCTGGAGGAGAAGGATTACACGATCCAGGAAGTGATGAGCCGCTCGGGCTTCTCGAGCGAAAGCAACTTCTACAAGCTGTTCAAGAAACGGTTCGGCACGACGCCGAAAGAGTACCGCGTGAAGCGGATGCTGGGCTGA
- a CDS encoding ABC transporter permease produces MKQLIRELKLFKRNYEIFLLTLPGLLYILIFAYLPMGGIIIAFKNYTYDKGILGSEWVGLKNFEFFFVSDTALRVTRNTVLYNAGYIAITTITALVLALLLNEISRKYLKFYQTSLLLPHFLSWILVSYIGYVFLEVNNGFVNQLLDGIGIGGVNWYMESWPWPYILNIANLWKGVGFAALIYYAGILGIDSEYYEAAKMDGATRFQMMWKITLPMLTTLIIILFILSIGAMFRGDFGLHYFMTQNSTFTYPSADIIDTYVFRALRTLGDVSMSAAVGVYQSIVGLVLVLASNYIVKKINSDNSLW; encoded by the coding sequence ATGAAACAACTGATAAGGGAGCTCAAGCTGTTCAAACGCAATTATGAAATCTTCTTACTGACGCTGCCCGGGCTGCTGTATATTTTGATCTTCGCTTATCTCCCGATGGGCGGGATCATCATCGCCTTCAAAAACTACACGTACGACAAAGGGATTTTGGGGAGCGAATGGGTCGGGCTTAAAAATTTCGAGTTTTTCTTCGTATCGGATACGGCGCTTCGGGTCACGCGAAATACGGTGCTGTACAACGCCGGCTACATCGCGATAACGACCATAACGGCTTTGGTGCTGGCGCTGCTGCTGAACGAGATCAGCCGCAAATATTTGAAGTTCTATCAAACCTCGCTGCTGCTGCCGCATTTTCTCTCCTGGATTCTCGTTTCCTATATCGGTTACGTGTTCCTGGAGGTCAATAACGGCTTCGTGAACCAGCTGCTCGACGGGATCGGCATCGGCGGCGTCAACTGGTACATGGAATCTTGGCCGTGGCCGTACATCCTGAACATCGCGAATTTGTGGAAAGGCGTCGGATTTGCCGCGCTCATCTACTATGCCGGCATTCTGGGCATCGATTCCGAGTATTACGAAGCGGCGAAGATGGACGGCGCGACGAGATTCCAGATGATGTGGAAAATCACGCTGCCGATGCTCACGACGCTGATCATTATCTTGTTCATTCTATCGATCGGCGCCATGTTCCGCGGCGACTTCGGACTGCATTATTTTATGACGCAGAACTCTACCTTCACCTACCCGTCCGCGGACATTATCGATACGTATGTGTTCCGCGCGCTGCGTACGCTTGGCGACGTCAGCATGTCCGCTGCCGTTGGGGTCTACCAATCGATTGTTGGCCTAGTGCTCGTACTCGCCTCCAACTATATCGTTAAAAAAATCAACAGCGACAATTCGCTGTGGTAG
- a CDS encoding carbohydrate ABC transporter permease, giving the protein MEKDKRFSLSGLLINLFFVLVSLSMIIPFVMVIMISISDDEMLTLNGFKIIPEKFSSLAYRFIFADPSILLNAYLVTIFVTIAGTLLSLLLTSMTAYGISRRDYRYNRISTFYIFLTMLFSGGLVPSYILMTQYLHVQNTLWAMILPSLLSPFNIMIMRAFLLKIPGEIIESAKMDGASEWRIYFRMILPLSLPSLATVGLFISFGYWNEWFNALLYIDDQKLLPLQFMLVRIMDTIDVLTNNPAVTSTLNIDTSKLPTVSARMAMAILAGGPMLIVFPFFQRYFVSGLTVGSIKG; this is encoded by the coding sequence ATGGAAAAAGACAAACGGTTTTCGCTCTCCGGTCTTTTGATCAATCTGTTCTTCGTTCTGGTCTCGCTATCCATGATCATTCCGTTCGTGATGGTCATCATGATTTCGATCTCGGACGACGAAATGCTCACGCTGAACGGCTTCAAAATCATCCCGGAAAAGTTCAGCTCGCTCGCTTACCGCTTTATTTTCGCGGACCCGTCGATTCTGCTGAACGCGTACCTGGTCACGATCTTCGTGACGATCGCGGGCACGCTGCTCAGCTTGCTCCTGACGTCGATGACGGCCTACGGCATCTCCCGCAGAGATTACCGCTACAACCGGATCAGCACGTTCTATATCTTTCTGACGATGCTGTTTTCCGGCGGGCTGGTGCCTTCCTATATTTTGATGACGCAATATCTGCACGTACAAAACACGCTGTGGGCGATGATTCTTCCGAGTCTGCTCAGCCCGTTCAACATCATGATCATGCGGGCGTTTCTGCTCAAGATTCCGGGAGAAATCATCGAATCGGCCAAAATGGACGGCGCGTCGGAATGGCGCATCTATTTCCGGATGATCCTGCCGTTGTCGCTGCCATCCCTTGCCACGGTAGGACTGTTCATTTCCTTCGGCTATTGGAACGAGTGGTTTAACGCGCTGCTCTACATCGACGACCAGAAGCTGCTGCCGCTTCAGTTCATGCTGGTGCGGATTATGGACACGATCGACGTACTGACGAACAACCCGGCGGTGACGTCCACGCTGAACATCGATACGTCCAAGCTGCCGACGGTGTCGGCGCGGATGGCGATGGCGATTTTGGCGGGCGGACCGATGCTGATCGTCTTCCCGTTCTTCCAGCGGTATTTTGTCAGCGGATTGACGGTTGGCTCCATCAAGGGCTAA
- a CDS encoding ABC transporter substrate-binding protein codes for MHASSRKRWKIASQLAVLLSLSVMVSACGGNGGNNAGTNGESADSNAAESTNATNAANEPAANATEETVDLVWYFPGPPQKDLAAVQDAVNAYTKEKINATVQLKSIDFGGYDQKMNTVLAANENFDIAWSSGSWLLPYMPNARKGAFLAIDDLLEQRPKLKETMPQVMWDNVKVDGKTYAIPNYQTITTREGFVIQKRFADKYNLDVSTIKGYKDIEPFLEQIKQNEKGIIPFGGIANFSSYFYGFWETAAGLVKKDDTAFHATPMSDVAEYKQHLDIVHDWYVKGYSPKDVAIAKWDELKAKGVVAVSYSNVLKPGGEVESAKKNGENEIIYVPITDPYIASDTNGTLNAISKTSQHPEKALEFLELVNTDPVLYNLLCFGIEGKHYKNENGVAVPIADSGYDPVTDWVFGNQFNALLRPGQDPKTWETTKEWNNTDKVSPFIGFSYDTAPVKTEIANMDAVIKEFSDALNSGTLDPAKYLPEFNDKLKKAGAEKVQEVRQTALDAFVQQKGLK; via the coding sequence ATGCACGCATCCAGTAGAAAAAGATGGAAAATTGCAAGTCAACTCGCGGTTCTTCTCAGCTTGTCCGTAATGGTAAGCGCTTGCGGCGGCAATGGCGGAAACAACGCCGGCACGAACGGGGAATCGGCTGATTCCAACGCGGCGGAGTCCACGAATGCAACGAACGCGGCGAACGAACCGGCGGCGAATGCCACGGAGGAAACCGTCGATCTGGTATGGTATTTCCCTGGCCCGCCTCAGAAAGATTTGGCTGCCGTACAGGATGCAGTCAACGCTTATACCAAAGAAAAAATCAACGCTACCGTCCAGCTGAAATCGATCGATTTCGGCGGCTATGATCAGAAAATGAACACGGTGCTCGCGGCGAACGAAAACTTCGATATCGCGTGGTCGTCCGGCAGCTGGCTGCTTCCATACATGCCGAATGCACGCAAAGGCGCGTTCCTGGCGATCGACGATTTGCTCGAGCAGCGTCCGAAGCTGAAGGAAACAATGCCGCAGGTTATGTGGGATAACGTAAAAGTTGACGGCAAAACCTACGCGATTCCGAACTACCAAACGATTACGACGCGCGAGGGCTTCGTGATCCAGAAGCGTTTTGCGGACAAGTACAATCTTGATGTCAGCACGATCAAGGGCTATAAGGACATCGAGCCGTTCCTGGAGCAAATCAAGCAGAACGAAAAAGGCATTATTCCGTTCGGCGGCATCGCCAACTTCTCTTCCTACTTCTATGGCTTCTGGGAAACGGCAGCGGGTCTCGTCAAGAAGGACGATACGGCGTTCCATGCGACTCCGATGTCTGACGTTGCGGAATACAAGCAGCACCTGGATATCGTCCACGACTGGTACGTGAAAGGCTACTCGCCGAAGGACGTTGCGATCGCCAAGTGGGATGAGCTCAAGGCGAAAGGCGTCGTGGCTGTTTCGTACAGCAACGTGCTGAAGCCAGGCGGCGAGGTTGAATCGGCGAAGAAAAACGGCGAAAACGAAATCATTTATGTTCCGATCACGGATCCGTACATCGCAAGCGACACGAACGGTACGCTGAACGCAATCAGCAAAACGTCGCAGCATCCGGAGAAAGCGCTCGAGTTCTTGGAGCTGGTTAACACGGATCCGGTGCTCTACAACCTGCTTTGCTTCGGTATCGAAGGCAAGCACTATAAGAACGAGAACGGCGTTGCGGTTCCGATTGCGGATTCCGGCTACGATCCGGTAACGGACTGGGTATTCGGCAACCAATTCAATGCGCTGCTGCGTCCGGGCCAAGATCCGAAGACGTGGGAAACGACGAAGGAATGGAACAACACCGATAAGGTCAGCCCGTTCATCGGCTTCAGCTACGATACGGCGCCTGTGAAAACCGAGATCGCCAACATGGATGCGGTCATCAAGGAATTCTCCGACGCTTTGAACTCGGGCACGCTCGATCCGGCGAAGTACCTTCCGGAATTTAACGATAAGCTCAAGAAAGCGGGCGCCGAGAAGGTGCAAGAGGTTCGTCAAACCGCACTTGACGCATTCGTGCAGCAAAAAGGCCTGAAGTAA